The following coding sequences lie in one Rhizobium rhododendri genomic window:
- the pncA gene encoding bifunctional nicotinamidase/pyrazinamidase, producing the protein MKALLLIDIQTGFCPGGNLAVREGDEIVPVANRLIDSGKYDLVVASQDWHPEGHGSFASSHLGKNPFDMGMLSGKPQMMWPDHCVQDTPDAALHPDLHAGAIDFIQQKGQNPEVDSYSAFRDNDQAALTGLADYLRERQVTELDLCGLATDYCVKFSAIDAVEMLPSVRVRFIEDASRGIDPAGVKAAIDEMRVRGVAIIDSAEALNA; encoded by the coding sequence ATGAAGGCCCTGCTGCTGATCGATATCCAGACCGGCTTCTGCCCGGGCGGAAACCTCGCCGTTCGAGAGGGCGACGAGATCGTGCCCGTCGCCAACAGATTGATCGACAGCGGCAAGTACGACCTTGTCGTCGCCTCGCAGGACTGGCACCCCGAAGGCCATGGCAGCTTTGCCTCCTCCCATCTCGGCAAGAACCCTTTCGACATGGGCATGCTCTCCGGCAAGCCGCAGATGATGTGGCCGGACCATTGCGTCCAGGATACCCCGGACGCCGCCCTCCATCCCGACCTCCACGCCGGCGCCATCGATTTCATCCAGCAGAAGGGCCAGAACCCTGAAGTCGACAGCTACTCCGCATTCCGCGACAACGATCAGGCGGCCCTGACCGGCCTCGCCGACTATCTGCGCGAGCGACAGGTCACGGAACTCGATCTTTGCGGCCTCGCCACCGATTACTGCGTCAAGTTCTCCGCCATCGATGCCGTCGAGATGCTGCCGAGCGTCAGGGTGCGCTTCATCGAGGACGCCAGCCGCGGCATCGACCCTGCCGGCGTAAAAGCCGCCATCGACGAAATGCGCGTGCGCGGCGTGGCGATCATCGACAGCGCCGAGGCGCTCAACGCCTGA
- a CDS encoding glycosyltransferase family 4 protein, translating into MQTITINGRFLTQPLSGVQRFARELTLALDARIAAGTVTDALKEVNWRLAVPAGTAVDLDLQAIGVDAFGAGPGHLWEQTALYAHARKGRLLGFGGSGPLLHRRQAVVIHDVTIFRHPGSFKRSYRLLHAALGFALTRTAKIGTVSEFSRRELASVFKVPAAGIDVVYNAVDHFAAIAPDTGIIDRLGLSTNGFFLLVGTMKPNKNLEFAIRAFEALCNTSQKLVVVGGSAPSVFKSKDAASTGSILYPGRLTDAEIVALERHATAFVFPSLYEGFGIPPLEAMTQACPVLAADIPAVREACGTAALYFDPTRQEELTEAMRRICDEPSLRQSLQDAGRINVGRFSWDTSAGRILEMLAAL; encoded by the coding sequence GTGCAAACCATCACCATCAACGGCCGCTTTCTGACGCAGCCCCTTTCGGGCGTGCAACGCTTCGCAAGGGAACTGACACTGGCGCTGGATGCAAGGATCGCAGCCGGCACCGTGACAGATGCCCTTAAAGAGGTTAACTGGCGTCTCGCCGTCCCCGCTGGTACCGCCGTTGACCTCGATCTTCAGGCCATCGGCGTCGATGCATTCGGCGCGGGGCCCGGGCACCTGTGGGAACAGACGGCGCTTTACGCTCATGCCCGCAAAGGCCGATTGCTGGGCTTCGGCGGCAGCGGCCCGCTGCTGCACCGGCGCCAGGCGGTTGTCATTCATGACGTGACGATCTTCCGCCATCCGGGCTCATTCAAACGCAGCTATCGGCTGCTGCACGCCGCTCTCGGCTTTGCCCTGACGCGGACGGCGAAGATCGGCACCGTCTCGGAATTTTCCCGCCGCGAACTCGCCTCTGTCTTCAAGGTGCCGGCCGCCGGTATTGATGTCGTTTACAACGCGGTCGATCATTTTGCCGCCATTGCGCCGGATACCGGGATCATCGACCGGCTCGGCCTCTCCACGAACGGCTTCTTCCTGCTGGTCGGCACCATGAAGCCCAACAAGAACCTGGAGTTTGCCATCCGCGCCTTCGAAGCCCTTTGCAACACCAGCCAGAAACTGGTCGTGGTCGGCGGCAGTGCGCCGAGCGTTTTCAAATCGAAGGACGCGGCCTCGACCGGTAGCATCCTATATCCCGGCAGGCTGACCGATGCCGAGATCGTGGCATTGGAACGCCATGCGACCGCCTTCGTCTTCCCGAGCCTCTACGAAGGCTTCGGCATTCCGCCGCTGGAGGCCATGACGCAAGCCTGCCCGGTCCTCGCGGCAGATATCCCGGCTGTGCGCGAAGCCTGCGGCACGGCCGCCCTCTATTTCGATCCGACCAGACAGGAAGAACTGACCGAAGCGATGCGCCGCATCTGCGACGAGCCATCCCTGCGCCAGTCTTTGCAGGATGCCGGCCGGATCAATGTCGGACGTTTTTCCTGGGATACAAGCGCCGGCCGCATCCTCGAGATGCTGGCCGCCCTGTAA
- the panC gene encoding pantoate--beta-alanine ligase, with translation MDVTSTIAEMRARLMPHLRAGRRIGLVPTMGYLHAGHLELVRRARSENDIVVTSIFVNPLQFAAGEDLEKYPRDFERDSAMLRKAGVDYLFAPTPSDMYPRPMEAVVDVPALGTELEGSVRPGHFAGVATVVTKLFNIVQPDKAYFGEKDFQQVTLIRRMVEDLAQPVTVVAVPTVRDVDGLALSSRNSYLTADERAAAVIVPQALAEAERLYAAGVRDPAALESALTDFIAREPLATPEVVAVRDPQTLKPLAATGEGPILVALFVRIGTTRLLDNRVIGQINARSEKAA, from the coding sequence ATGGATGTGACCAGCACCATTGCGGAGATGCGCGCCAGGCTTATGCCGCATCTGCGCGCCGGACGACGCATCGGCCTCGTGCCGACCATGGGCTATCTGCATGCCGGACACCTGGAACTCGTTCGCCGGGCGCGGAGCGAAAACGATATCGTCGTCACCTCGATCTTCGTCAATCCGCTGCAGTTTGCCGCCGGCGAGGACCTGGAGAAATATCCCCGCGATTTCGAGCGTGACAGCGCCATGCTGCGCAAGGCCGGGGTCGATTATCTCTTCGCCCCGACGCCTTCAGACATGTATCCAAGACCGATGGAAGCCGTCGTCGACGTGCCGGCCCTCGGCACCGAACTCGAGGGCTCTGTGCGTCCCGGCCACTTTGCCGGCGTCGCCACCGTCGTGACCAAGCTCTTCAACATCGTCCAGCCCGACAAGGCCTATTTCGGCGAGAAGGATTTCCAGCAGGTAACCCTGATCCGCCGCATGGTGGAGGATTTGGCGCAGCCGGTGACCGTCGTCGCTGTCCCGACGGTGCGCGATGTCGATGGTCTGGCGCTGTCATCGCGCAATAGCTACCTCACCGCCGATGAGCGCGCCGCTGCCGTCATCGTGCCGCAAGCGCTCGCAGAAGCCGAACGCCTCTACGCGGCGGGCGTCCGGGATCCCGCAGCGCTGGAAAGTGCCCTCACCGACTTCATCGCGCGCGAGCCGCTCGCCACGCCCGAAGTGGTCGCCGTGCGCGATCCGCAAACTCTGAAACCCTTGGCGGCCACCGGCGAAGGCCCGATCCTCGTCGCCCTCTTCGTGCGGATCGGAACAACCCGGCTGCTTGACAACCGCGTCATCGGTCAAATCAACGCCCGTAGCGAAAAGGCCGCCTGA
- the panB gene encoding 3-methyl-2-oxobutanoate hydroxymethyltransferase codes for MSATTSAKRITPARIKAMKGTRPVVALTAYTTPMARLLDPHCDMLLVGDSLGMVLYGLPTTVGVTQEMMIAHGQAVMRGVAHACVIVDLPFGTYQASKEQAFLTAARIMKETGCDGVKLEGGREMAETVAFLTARGIPVFGHVGLMPQLVNTNGGYRALGRSDKESDKIRDDAAAIGEAGAFAIVIEGTVEPLAREITASLSIPTIGIGASPACDGQVLVSDDMLGLFSDFKPRFVKHFANLAPLISEAAAAYAEDVKARSFPGPEHTFQPKG; via the coding sequence ATGAGTGCCACGACCTCCGCCAAGCGCATCACACCAGCCCGCATCAAAGCGATGAAGGGCACGCGCCCTGTCGTAGCGCTCACGGCCTACACGACGCCGATGGCGCGTCTGCTCGATCCTCACTGCGACATGCTGCTGGTCGGCGATTCGCTCGGCATGGTGCTCTACGGCCTGCCGACCACGGTCGGCGTGACGCAGGAGATGATGATCGCCCACGGCCAAGCCGTGATGCGCGGCGTAGCCCACGCCTGCGTCATCGTCGACCTGCCCTTCGGCACCTACCAGGCCTCGAAGGAACAGGCATTCCTGACCGCTGCCCGCATCATGAAGGAAACCGGCTGCGACGGCGTCAAGCTCGAGGGCGGACGGGAAATGGCCGAGACCGTCGCCTTCCTCACCGCACGCGGCATTCCCGTGTTCGGCCATGTCGGCCTGATGCCGCAGTTGGTCAACACCAACGGCGGATACCGCGCACTTGGTCGTTCGGACAAGGAATCGGACAAGATACGTGACGATGCCGCCGCCATCGGAGAGGCTGGCGCCTTTGCCATCGTTATCGAAGGCACGGTTGAGCCGCTGGCTCGCGAGATCACCGCGAGCCTGTCGATTCCCACCATCGGTATCGGCGCCTCGCCTGCCTGCGACGGCCAAGTGCTCGTGTCCGACGACATGCTCGGCCTGTTCAGCGATTTCAAACCGCGCTTCGTCAAGCACTTCGCCAATCTCGCGCCGCTGATCTCGGAAGCCGCCGCAGCCTATGCGGAAGACGTGAAGGCGCGGTCGTTTCCCGGGCCGGAACATACGTTTCAGCCGAAAGGCTGA
- a CDS encoding DUF2164 domain-containing protein has translation MKKIVLPKEEKAAAVTRIRQYFADELDQTIGVLPAEFLLEFFANDIGAFFYNQGLSDAHAALTKQMEDFGEAIYLLERERNDGT, from the coding sequence ATGAAGAAGATCGTTCTACCCAAGGAGGAGAAGGCCGCTGCCGTCACGCGTATCCGCCAATATTTCGCCGACGAGCTCGACCAGACCATCGGTGTGCTGCCGGCCGAATTCCTGCTGGAGTTTTTCGCCAACGATATCGGCGCATTCTTCTACAACCAGGGTCTAAGCGACGCCCATGCGGCGCTGACGAAGCAGATGGAGGATTTCGGCGAGGCGATCTATCTGCTCGAGCGGGAACGCAATGACGGGACCTGA
- a CDS encoding AzlC family ABC transporter permease: MNRADFQEGLRGGILVGLASTPFGALFGAIAQGHGLSLGELTLMSGIVYAGASQLVGLDLFGHDVAAWLIVLSILAVNFRHILYSAAIARNIRHFNGIQKALTFFLLVDPQFAETVKRGEAGKQVSFSWYIGLALMVYIPWVFASFIGGLLGSLIGDPRSIGLDVLLPLYFLGIVIGFRKRDNFLPVVAASAVAAVVAYRYVGSPWHVSIGALAGVALAALLPPVKSNRKPDLAVENHEV, translated from the coding sequence ATGAATCGCGCGGACTTTCAGGAGGGACTGCGCGGCGGTATCCTCGTCGGCCTTGCCTCCACACCCTTCGGCGCCCTGTTTGGCGCCATCGCCCAAGGCCACGGCCTTTCGCTCGGCGAACTGACATTGATGAGCGGCATCGTCTATGCCGGTGCCAGCCAGCTGGTCGGCCTCGATCTCTTCGGTCACGACGTCGCCGCCTGGCTGATCGTCCTGTCGATCCTGGCGGTCAACTTTCGCCATATCCTCTATTCGGCGGCGATTGCCCGCAACATCAGGCACTTCAACGGCATCCAGAAGGCCCTGACCTTCTTCCTGCTCGTCGATCCACAGTTTGCCGAGACGGTGAAGCGCGGCGAAGCCGGCAAGCAGGTGAGCTTTTCCTGGTATATCGGCCTTGCCCTGATGGTCTACATTCCTTGGGTATTCGCAAGCTTCATCGGCGGCCTGCTCGGCAGCCTGATCGGCGATCCCCGATCGATCGGCCTCGATGTGCTGCTGCCGCTCTATTTTCTCGGCATCGTCATCGGCTTCCGCAAGCGCGACAATTTCCTGCCCGTCGTCGCTGCCAGCGCCGTTGCCGCTGTCGTCGCCTACCGTTATGTCGGCTCGCCCTGGCATGTCAGCATCGGCGCGCTCGCCGGCGTTGCGTTGGCGGCCCTCCTGCCGCCGGTCAAAAGCAACCGCAAGCCCGACCTCGCCGTCGAAAACCACGAGGTGTGA
- a CDS encoding AzlD family protein, with protein sequence MTQFDPHMLLLILAAAGVTYLTRIGGYVLITRMTRIPPRMEAALNAVPAAVLTALMAPTFFNGGIDLKVALVAAGLVGLYLPASAMLVTGWIVVMAWRQFIGA encoded by the coding sequence ATGACGCAATTCGATCCCCACATGCTGTTGCTCATACTCGCGGCTGCCGGCGTAACCTACCTGACGCGCATCGGCGGCTACGTTCTCATCACCCGAATGACCCGCATCCCGCCGCGCATGGAGGCCGCCCTCAACGCCGTGCCCGCCGCCGTGCTGACAGCGCTGATGGCCCCCACCTTCTTCAACGGCGGCATCGACCTCAAGGTGGCGCTGGTAGCCGCAGGATTGGTCGGCCTTTATCTGCCGGCCAGCGCAATGCTCGTCACCGGCTGGATCGTCGTCATGGCCTGGCGCCAGTTCATCGGCGCCTGA
- a CDS encoding aminopeptidase P family protein — protein sequence MFQSFDVTSTPQFGRERVAGLRASFTALGIDAFLVPRADEFQGEYVPACSERLAWLSGFTGSAGVALVTQSKAVVFVDGRYTTQLLEQVDTTVFSSGDLVGEPPHQWLKKHAAKGLRLGIDPWLHTGAEVRRLEKALGEIGGTLVFLPHNPLDRLWTDRPAEPLGPVTIQTVEQAGVLASEKIGSIARLLEEKNCAAVLVTDPSSIAWIFNIRGNDVPHTPHPLARAIIHAGGRAELFLDKRKTNIEAEAYLAQLCQQFPPSDLIERLNAASANGARVMVDPDLAAQALTDIIRSAGGEVVEGNDPARLPRARKNQAELNGSAAAHLQDGAAMVTFLHWLETQKPATVSEIDAARKLEAVRAEIGQAMQNPLKDLSFDTISGAGEHGAIIHYRVTTESDRLLQAGELYLLDSGAQYINGTTDITRTVAVGTVPEEQRQFFTLVLKGMIGISTARFPVGTRGCDLDPLARIALWKAGADYAHGTGHGVGSFLSVHEGPQRIARLSTQELLPGMILSNEPGYYRPGSFGIRIENLIYVRDAEPIDGGDIDMLGFETLTFCPIDRSLIIAELLTHDELHWLNDYHARTREALMPLIHDAEVRSWLENATLPLGH from the coding sequence ATGTTCCAGTCTTTTGATGTCACTTCCACACCGCAATTCGGCCGTGAACGCGTTGCGGGGCTCCGAGCCTCGTTTACAGCTCTCGGGATCGATGCATTTCTGGTGCCACGCGCCGACGAGTTCCAGGGCGAGTATGTGCCCGCCTGCTCGGAGCGACTGGCGTGGTTGAGCGGCTTCACCGGTTCTGCCGGCGTGGCGCTGGTAACACAGTCGAAGGCTGTTGTTTTCGTCGATGGCCGCTACACGACTCAGCTGCTGGAGCAGGTGGATACGACAGTGTTTTCCAGTGGCGATCTTGTCGGCGAACCGCCGCATCAGTGGCTTAAGAAGCACGCCGCCAAGGGACTTCGGCTCGGGATCGACCCGTGGCTGCACACCGGCGCGGAAGTGCGACGGCTGGAAAAGGCGTTGGGCGAGATCGGCGGCACGCTCGTGTTCCTGCCGCACAATCCGCTCGATCGCCTGTGGACCGACCGCCCCGCCGAGCCGCTTGGACCCGTGACCATCCAGACGGTGGAGCAGGCCGGCGTGCTTGCCAGCGAGAAGATCGGCTCTATTGCAAGGCTTCTGGAAGAGAAGAACTGCGCGGCCGTGCTGGTCACCGATCCCTCGTCGATCGCCTGGATCTTTAATATTCGCGGAAATGACGTGCCGCATACACCACATCCGCTCGCCCGGGCGATCATTCATGCCGGCGGCAGGGCAGAGCTGTTTCTCGACAAGCGCAAGACCAATATCGAGGCGGAAGCCTATCTGGCGCAGCTCTGCCAGCAATTTCCCCCGTCCGATCTGATAGAGAGGCTGAATGCCGCTTCCGCCAATGGCGCGCGCGTAATGGTCGACCCGGATCTGGCAGCGCAGGCTCTGACCGACATTATCCGCAGCGCCGGTGGCGAGGTTGTCGAGGGTAACGATCCCGCACGGCTGCCGCGCGCCCGCAAGAATCAGGCCGAGCTGAATGGCTCCGCTGCTGCCCATCTGCAGGATGGTGCGGCGATGGTGACCTTCCTTCATTGGCTGGAGACGCAGAAGCCGGCCACCGTTTCGGAAATCGACGCGGCCCGCAAACTTGAGGCTGTCAGGGCCGAAATCGGCCAGGCGATGCAAAATCCGCTGAAGGACCTGTCATTCGACACGATTTCAGGAGCCGGCGAGCATGGCGCCATTATCCACTACCGGGTGACGACAGAGAGCGACAGGTTGCTGCAGGCTGGCGAACTCTACCTGCTCGACTCGGGCGCTCAATATATCAACGGCACAACCGACATCACCCGTACCGTTGCCGTCGGCACCGTGCCGGAGGAGCAGCGGCAGTTTTTCACGCTGGTTCTGAAAGGCATGATCGGCATCAGCACGGCGCGCTTTCCCGTCGGCACGCGCGGCTGCGATCTCGATCCGCTGGCCCGCATCGCGCTCTGGAAGGCCGGCGCCGACTATGCCCACGGCACCGGCCATGGCGTCGGCTCCTTCCTGTCGGTGCATGAAGGCCCGCAGCGCATTGCCCGTCTCTCGACGCAGGAGCTGCTGCCCGGCATGATCCTCTCCAACGAGCCTGGCTACTACCGTCCCGGCAGCTTCGGCATCCGAATCGAAAACCTGATTTATGTCCGCGATGCGGAGCCGATCGACGGCGGCGATATCGACATGCTGGGTTTCGAGACTCTGACCTTCTGCCCCATCGACCGCAGCCTGATCATCGCGGAATTGCTGACACATGACGAGCTTCACTGGCTGAACGACTATCACGCGCGCACCCGCGAGGCGTTGATGCCGCTTATCCATGACGCCGAGGTGCGCAGCTGGCTGGAGAATGCGACGCTGCCGCTCGGCCACTGA
- a CDS encoding 50S ribosomal protein L11 methyltransferase, which yields MNEIRLYVTTTERDAERILDLMTPVFEDEELPIATSEIDEKKDIWEASIYLYADQEEDVRPRFEALLAEAYPGLAIDKEIIPDVDWIARSLDGLKPVRAGRFVVHGSHDRDKIRASEIAIEIDAGQAFGTGHHGTTAGCLETIETVMRSRRVRNALDLGTGSGVLAIAVRKLKNIPVLATDIDPIAVRVARENVVRNGIASGISLETAPGFHSTAFSRHGPFDLIIANILARPLIRMAPQLANHLAPGGSVILSGILAAQRWKVIAAYNGATLRHVRTIWRNGWVTIHLDRA from the coding sequence TTGAATGAGATTCGCCTGTATGTGACGACGACCGAGCGCGATGCCGAGCGGATCCTAGACCTGATGACGCCTGTCTTCGAAGACGAGGAACTGCCGATCGCAACCTCCGAGATCGACGAGAAGAAGGATATCTGGGAAGCCTCGATCTACCTCTATGCGGATCAGGAAGAGGACGTTCGCCCACGGTTCGAGGCGCTGCTGGCCGAGGCCTATCCGGGACTTGCGATCGACAAGGAAATCATCCCCGACGTCGACTGGATCGCCCGCTCGCTCGACGGCCTGAAGCCGGTGCGCGCCGGCCGCTTTGTCGTCCATGGCTCCCATGATCGCGACAAGATCCGCGCCAGCGAGATCGCTATCGAGATCGACGCCGGTCAGGCCTTCGGCACGGGTCATCACGGGACGACCGCCGGCTGCCTCGAAACCATCGAGACGGTCATGCGCAGCCGACGCGTCCGCAATGCGCTGGATCTCGGCACCGGCAGCGGCGTGCTGGCCATTGCCGTGCGGAAACTAAAGAATATTCCGGTGCTGGCCACCGACATCGATCCCATCGCGGTTCGAGTCGCCCGCGAAAACGTCGTGCGCAACGGCATAGCCTCGGGAATTTCGCTCGAAACCGCTCCCGGATTTCACTCGACGGCCTTTTCCCGGCATGGGCCTTTCGACCTGATCATCGCCAACATCCTTGCGCGGCCGCTGATCCGCATGGCGCCGCAGCTTGCCAACCATCTTGCTCCCGGTGGGTCTGTCATCCTGTCCGGTATCCTTGCCGCCCAGCGTTGGAAGGTGATCGCCGCCTATAACGGCGCCACGCTGCGCCATGTCCGCACCATATGGCGCAACGGCTGGGTTACAATCCATCTCGACCGCGCCTGA
- a CDS encoding SCO family protein has translation MKKLRIAIWVLVALMAGFLGAGSFYFTRSPESAAAGGPFGVPFTLVAQNGQPITEKAFRGRPSAVFFGYTHCPDVCPTTLFEMDGWLQKVDPDGSKLGAYFVTVDPERDTPAIMKEYVSNVSRRITGISGPTDKVTEMVHGFRVYAVKVPLDAKDPNGDYTMDHSASVYLLDAEGRFAGTIAYQENPDTAVKKLQNLINKG, from the coding sequence ATGAAAAAACTGCGTATTGCGATCTGGGTCCTGGTCGCTTTGATGGCCGGCTTCCTCGGGGCAGGGTCGTTCTATTTCACCCGATCGCCTGAATCCGCTGCTGCAGGCGGCCCCTTCGGCGTTCCCTTCACGCTCGTGGCGCAAAATGGCCAGCCAATCACCGAGAAGGCATTCCGCGGCCGGCCGTCGGCGGTCTTCTTCGGCTATACGCATTGCCCGGATGTCTGCCCGACGACGCTCTTCGAAATGGATGGCTGGCTCCAGAAGGTCGATCCGGATGGATCCAAGCTCGGGGCCTATTTCGTCACCGTCGATCCAGAGCGCGACACGCCTGCCATCATGAAAGAATATGTCTCCAACGTTTCGCGCCGCATCACCGGCATTTCCGGGCCGACCGACAAGGTGACCGAGATGGTGCACGGTTTCCGGGTCTATGCGGTCAAGGTGCCGCTCGACGCCAAGGATCCGAATGGCGACTATACGATGGACCATTCGGCATCTGTGTATCTTCTGGACGCAGAGGGCCGGTTTGCAGGAACGATTGCCTACCAGGAAAATCCGGATACGGCCGTCAAGAAGCTGCAGAACCTGATCAACAAGGGCTAG
- a CDS encoding chemotaxis protein CheW — protein sequence MSNAIKQSGAYLEIVSFHLADQEFCIDIMAIREIRGWAPVTPMPHTPPYVLGLINLRGAVIPVIDMSCRLGMKMTEPSERSAIIVTDIAGKLVGLLVEQVSDMMTIKSEDLQPAPEIIPEAQRAFCRGIVALEKTMVCFLNLDTVIADELAQAA from the coding sequence ATGTCGAACGCCATCAAACAGTCGGGTGCCTACCTGGAAATCGTTTCGTTTCACCTTGCCGATCAGGAATTCTGCATCGACATCATGGCGATCCGCGAAATCCGCGGTTGGGCGCCAGTGACGCCGATGCCACACACGCCACCCTACGTTCTCGGTCTCATCAACCTTCGCGGCGCGGTTATCCCCGTCATCGACATGTCCTGCCGCCTCGGCATGAAGATGACCGAGCCGTCGGAGCGCTCTGCCATCATCGTCACCGACATCGCCGGCAAGCTGGTCGGCCTGCTCGTCGAGCAGGTGTCGGACATGATGACCATCAAGAGCGAAGACCTGCAGCCGGCACCGGAAATCATCCCGGAGGCCCAGCGCGCCTTCTGCCGCGGCATCGTCGCCCTGGAAAAGACAATGGTCTGCTTCCTCAACCTCGACACCGTCATCGCCGACGAACTGGCGCAGGCCGCTTAA
- a CDS encoding CreA family protein: MRRFALAAASILTLIAGTASAEVVGKVGVDWTGNDILIDAVPDPEISGVTCHVTYFDRGVIDRLRKGKWFEDPSNNSIACRQTGPIQINDINLSEGGEEVYKSGMSLIWKKLVVNRIYDKKNDTLIYLAHSRELTDGSAKMSISTIPLYGQTVTWTKGKPAP; the protein is encoded by the coding sequence ATGCGCCGTTTCGCTCTCGCCGCTGCTTCAATTCTCACGCTCATCGCCGGCACGGCCTCGGCCGAAGTCGTCGGCAAGGTCGGCGTCGACTGGACGGGTAACGACATCCTCATCGATGCCGTTCCGGACCCGGAAATCAGTGGCGTCACCTGCCACGTCACCTATTTCGACCGGGGCGTGATCGACCGTCTGCGCAAGGGTAAGTGGTTCGAGGACCCGTCCAACAATTCCATCGCCTGCCGCCAGACGGGTCCGATCCAGATCAACGATATCAACCTGTCAGAGGGCGGCGAGGAGGTCTACAAGTCCGGCATGTCGCTGATCTGGAAGAAGCTTGTCGTCAACCGGATCTATGACAAGAAGAACGACACGCTGATCTATCTCGCCCATTCGCGCGAACTGACAGACGGCTCGGCGAAGATGTCGATCTCGACCATCCCGCTCTACGGTCAGACGGTGACCTGGACAAAAGGCAAGCCCGCTCCCTGA
- a CDS encoding 3'-5' exonuclease: MKTIAIDFETANEQRGSACSVGLAWIEDGRVVRVEERLIRPKDMRFSGFNIAIHGIRPEHVEDAPSFPEVMEEFQEDFRGATMIAHNASFDFSVWRASLDHYRQSYPELFYLCSLKMAQRIWPQLLSHRLNVIAEHLALRFKHHNAAEDAAICASAAIEMAKAVKAVDVGGIPAAIGMTIGRLTSRGYEPCTCRKR; encoded by the coding sequence GTGAAAACCATCGCCATCGATTTCGAGACTGCCAACGAGCAGCGCGGCAGCGCCTGCTCCGTTGGACTGGCGTGGATCGAGGACGGGCGTGTGGTGCGGGTGGAAGAGCGGCTGATCCGCCCGAAGGACATGCGGTTTTCGGGTTTCAACATCGCCATCCACGGCATCCGGCCGGAGCATGTCGAGGATGCGCCTTCGTTTCCCGAGGTGATGGAGGAGTTCCAGGAGGACTTTCGCGGCGCGACGATGATCGCCCACAATGCGTCCTTCGATTTTAGCGTCTGGCGGGCGAGCCTCGATCACTACCGGCAATCCTATCCGGAGCTATTCTATCTCTGCAGCCTGAAGATGGCGCAGCGGATCTGGCCGCAGCTCCTGTCGCACCGGCTGAATGTGATCGCCGAGCATCTGGCGCTGAGGTTCAAGCATCACAATGCGGCTGAAGACGCGGCCATCTGTGCCTCGGCCGCCATCGAGATGGCGAAGGCGGTGAAGGCCGTCGATGTCGGCGGCATTCCGGCCGCAATCGGCATGACGATCGGCCGCCTGACGTCGCGCGGCTATGAGCCCTGCACCTGCCGCAAGCGCTAA
- a CDS encoding GNAT family N-acetyltransferase has protein sequence MNETPSSDKSRSKTPPEGLLIRAAEVDDAEGISTIANLPGFRAGTLRLPYQTTDDTRRWLSKAEAQSPRLVAVLDGRIVGNAGLRRFEGRRQHVGSIGMGVHDAYTGRGIGSTLIGALLDCADNWLNIRRVELTVYADNAAAIALYKRFGFIEEGRLKDFAFRAGSYVDALTMARLREQG, from the coding sequence ATGAATGAGACGCCGAGTTCTGACAAATCGCGTTCGAAAACACCTCCCGAAGGACTGCTGATCCGCGCGGCCGAAGTAGATGATGCCGAGGGTATCTCGACAATCGCCAACCTGCCCGGCTTTCGCGCAGGCACGCTGCGCCTGCCCTATCAGACGACGGACGATACCCGCCGCTGGCTGTCTAAAGCGGAGGCGCAATCACCGCGTCTGGTTGCCGTCCTCGACGGAAGAATCGTTGGAAACGCAGGCCTGCGGCGGTTCGAGGGCCGCAGGCAGCATGTCGGCAGCATCGGCATGGGCGTCCATGACGCATACACCGGTCGCGGTATCGGCAGCACGCTCATCGGTGCATTGCTGGATTGCGCCGACAACTGGCTGAACATCCGACGCGTCGAACTCACCGTCTATGCAGACAACGCAGCCGCCATCGCGCTCTACAAGCGTTTCGGATTTATCGAGGAAGGCCGGCTGAAGGACTTCGCCTTCCGCGCCGGGTCTTACGTCGACGCCCTGACCATGGCGCGCCTGCGCGAGCAAGGATGA